In one Halorubrum sp. CBA1229 genomic region, the following are encoded:
- the ugpC gene encoding sn-glycerol-3-phosphate ABC transporter ATP-binding protein UgpC gives MATLELDSITKTFQDGDEEIVAVDDVSLSIDDGEFLVVVGPSGCGKSTTLRMIAGLETITAGTLSIDDRVVNDVKSQNRDIAMVFQSYALYPHMSVRQNMSFGLEESTDLPDDEINRMVSETGEMLGISNLLDRKPSDLSGGQQQRVALGRAIVRDPEVFLMDEPLSNLDAKLRAEMRTELQRLQNDLGVTTVYVTHDQTEAMTMGDRIAILDGGELQQVATPLECYHEPANRFVASFLGEPSMNFFDVTREGDRLVGDVFEYPIDEGIQSDLGDATDLILGIRPEAVELVDADGDHEFETTVDVVEPMGDENTVYLHFDPDADPESAATLVATIDGFNRVSEGDSVIARIPEDAIHLFDRATGEALHNRSMEDAADQINLG, from the coding sequence ATGGCAACGCTTGAACTCGACTCGATAACGAAGACGTTCCAGGACGGAGACGAGGAGATCGTCGCGGTCGACGACGTGTCGCTGTCGATCGACGACGGCGAGTTCCTCGTCGTCGTCGGTCCGTCAGGCTGCGGGAAGTCCACGACGCTCCGGATGATCGCCGGCTTAGAGACGATCACCGCCGGTACGCTCAGCATCGACGACCGCGTCGTCAACGACGTGAAGTCGCAGAACCGGGACATCGCGATGGTGTTCCAGTCGTACGCGCTCTACCCGCATATGAGCGTCCGGCAGAACATGTCGTTCGGCCTCGAGGAGTCGACGGATCTCCCGGACGACGAGATCAATCGCATGGTGTCTGAGACGGGCGAGATGCTCGGCATCTCGAACCTGCTCGACCGGAAGCCGAGCGACCTCTCCGGGGGCCAACAGCAGCGCGTCGCCCTCGGCCGCGCCATCGTCCGCGACCCCGAGGTGTTCCTGATGGACGAGCCGCTCAGCAACCTCGACGCGAAGCTCCGCGCGGAGATGCGCACCGAGCTCCAGCGGCTCCAGAACGACCTCGGCGTGACGACGGTGTACGTCACCCACGACCAGACGGAGGCGATGACGATGGGCGACCGGATCGCCATCCTCGACGGCGGCGAGCTCCAGCAGGTCGCGACGCCGCTGGAGTGTTACCACGAGCCGGCCAACCGGTTCGTCGCGAGCTTCCTCGGCGAGCCGTCGATGAACTTCTTCGACGTGACGCGTGAGGGCGACCGCCTCGTCGGCGATGTCTTCGAGTACCCGATCGACGAGGGGATCCAATCGGACCTCGGCGACGCGACCGACCTCATCCTCGGGATCCGCCCCGAAGCGGTCGAGCTCGTCGACGCCGACGGCGACCACGAGTTCGAAACGACCGTGGACGTCGTCGAGCCGATGGGCGACGAGAACACGGTGTACCTCCACTTCGACCCCGACGCGGACCCCGAGAGCGCGGCGACGCTCGTCGCGACGATAGACGGGTTCAACCGGGTCAGCGAGGGCGACTCGGTGATCGCGCGGATCCCGGAGGACGCGATACACCTCTTCGATCGCGCCACGGGCGAGGCGCTCCACAACCGCTCGATGGAGGACGCGGCCGACCAGATCAACCTCGGCTGA